The following coding sequences are from one Megamonas funiformis window:
- a CDS encoding sulfite exporter TauE/SafE family protein — MIEILVLFVVGIGVGTFGTLIGIGGGLIMIPLFTFALTPSIFHSAPEIVGTSLFGVFLNALSGTYAYVKQHRVYFKAAIPFAIATLPGAILGSLVSDYFTGPTFSLSYGIFILIISAIMYWNSSNKKAIATNFDETLFIARKKLGIILSMFVGFISSIFGIGGGIIHVPVMIYALAFPPHMATATSHFVLAVSSFMGVTSHIFLNHIVWIPALAVGFGAVIGAQIGARLSKKTKPRSIILLLCISLFLLGIRMIVESNLLF, encoded by the coding sequence ATGATTGAAATTCTTGTATTATTTGTCGTCGGTATTGGCGTAGGTACATTTGGTACTTTAATAGGTATTGGTGGTGGTTTAATCATGATACCACTTTTTACTTTTGCACTCACACCTTCTATTTTTCATAGTGCTCCTGAAATCGTTGGTACTTCATTATTTGGTGTATTTTTAAATGCACTTTCAGGAACATATGCTTATGTAAAACAACATCGCGTTTATTTTAAAGCAGCCATTCCTTTTGCTATTGCTACACTTCCTGGAGCTATTTTAGGTAGCCTTGTCAGTGATTATTTCACAGGCCCTACTTTCAGTCTTAGTTATGGTATCTTTATTTTAATCATCTCTGCTATCATGTATTGGAATTCATCTAATAAAAAAGCTATCGCTACAAATTTTGATGAAACCTTATTTATAGCTCGCAAAAAACTCGGTATTATTTTAAGTATGTTTGTAGGTTTTATCTCTAGCATCTTTGGTATTGGTGGCGGTATCATTCATGTTCCTGTTATGATTTATGCCCTTGCTTTTCCACCACATATGGCAACTGCAACATCTCATTTTGTCTTAGCTGTTTCCTCTTTTATGGGTGTTACATCTCATATATTTTTAAATCATATCGTTTGGATACCTGCTCTTGCTGTTGGTTTTGGTGCTGTAATCGGCGCTCAAATCGGTGCTAGATTATCTAAGAAAACTAAACCTCGCAGTATCATTTTACTTCTTTGCATTTCTTTATTCTTATTAGGTATTCGCATGATTGTTGAAAGCAATCTCTTATTTTAA
- a CDS encoding ketopantoate reductase family protein: MKYLIVGTGGTGACIGGFLAKNNHDVTFIARGKHLEAINENGLTINSDRIGKFNLKPVKAMTTEQYLQTNEIPDVIFISVKGYALDDIIPFLAKVSKENTIIIPILNIYGTGYRLAPKLPHTNVIEGCIYIVAYISAPGEISQKGNIFRIVFGTRGKTPLKNQLEQIAQNLKDSNISVVLSENIAEDTFRKFVLISPYASCGAYFDIPAGIMQKQGKEQDLFIALTKDCINLAKAYNINLPENIIDINLKTLNAMTPDTTASMQKDLQKGSQSEIDGLIFEVVRMAKAKNIAVPAYELVAKHFGFIA; the protein is encoded by the coding sequence ATAATCATGATGTAACCTTTATCGCTCGTGGAAAACATCTTGAAGCCATCAACGAAAATGGTCTTACCATCAATTCTGATAGAATTGGCAAATTTAATTTAAAACCCGTAAAAGCAATGACTACAGAGCAATATCTTCAAACAAATGAAATACCTGATGTAATTTTCATTTCTGTCAAAGGATATGCTCTTGATGATATCATTCCTTTTTTAGCCAAAGTAAGCAAGGAAAATACCATCATCATTCCTATACTAAATATCTATGGTACAGGTTATAGACTAGCACCTAAATTACCTCATACAAATGTAATTGAAGGATGTATCTATATTGTTGCCTATATTTCTGCACCTGGAGAAATATCTCAAAAAGGTAATATTTTCCGCATCGTCTTTGGCACACGTGGAAAAACTCCATTAAAAAATCAATTAGAACAAATTGCTCAAAACCTTAAAGATAGTAATATTTCCGTTGTCTTATCAGAAAATATCGCAGAAGATACCTTCCGCAAATTCGTTTTAATCTCCCCTTATGCTAGTTGTGGAGCTTATTTTGATATACCAGCAGGTATCATGCAAAAACAAGGAAAAGAACAAGATTTATTCATTGCCTTAACAAAAGATTGTATTAATCTAGCTAAAGCTTATAATATTAATCTTCCTGAAAATATCATTGATATAAACTTAAAAACATTAAATGCTATGACACCAGATACTACAGCTTCTATGCAAAAAGACTTACAAAAAGGCAGTCAATCAGAAATTGATGGACTCATTTTTGAAGTTGTTCGCATGGCAAAAGCCAAAAATATCGCTGTGCCAGCCTATGAATTAGTAGCTAAACATTTTGGTTTTATAGCCTAA